One stretch of Desulfovibrio sp. UCD-KL4C DNA includes these proteins:
- a CDS encoding PhnD/SsuA/transferrin family substrate-binding protein, whose product MLKKILAITLLIIVSVAGVAYASPKAGSFDFVIIEPGQPGTSADAQPVMDDLAKYLSAKMGTPVSGVYFNELKPALKYLDENKPAWGICGLTFFKSYVDTFMMTPVASTLPQGLANDIWRILVPSDGPDSVKVVKGTVYGSMLYTPDARKILFGKNEAQIPLIIEGTSKPLSKLRWVNRGKAAGVCLNSVQYSVLSEMDSLSDVKVIYESKKLPNSPVVWFGKADDDAFRLQAILLDMKKDPAAEGLLKLLQTNGFGTADKELK is encoded by the coding sequence ATGCTTAAGAAAATATTAGCGATTACTTTACTAATTATTGTTTCAGTTGCTGGAGTCGCTTACGCTTCCCCAAAGGCCGGATCATTTGATTTTGTAATTATTGAGCCTGGCCAACCGGGAACATCCGCAGATGCTCAGCCTGTAATGGATGACTTGGCAAAGTATCTGTCTGCTAAAATGGGAACTCCTGTGAGTGGAGTTTATTTTAACGAACTTAAACCTGCTTTAAAATATCTTGATGAGAATAAACCTGCATGGGGAATTTGCGGACTGACTTTTTTCAAAAGTTACGTAGATACGTTTATGATGACCCCTGTTGCATCTACTCTCCCGCAGGGACTTGCAAATGATATTTGGAGAATTCTGGTCCCTTCTGACGGTCCGGACTCTGTGAAAGTTGTCAAAGGGACTGTCTACGGTTCAATGCTTTACACGCCAGATGCCCGTAAAATACTTTTTGGAAAAAACGAAGCACAAATTCCACTCATTATTGAAGGAACATCAAAACCTCTTAGTAAGTTACGTTGGGTTAACAGAGGAAAAGCTGCCGGAGTATGTCTTAATTCTGTTCAATATTCGGTGCTCAGCGAAATGGATAGCTTGTCTGATGTGAAGGTTATTTATGAATCAAAAAAACTTCCTAACAGTCCGGTTGTATGGTTTGGTAAGGCCGATGATGATGCTTTTCGACTTCAGGCAATTTTGCTTGATATGAAAAAGGACCCAGCGGCTGAAGGTTTACTTAAACTTTTGCAGACCAATGGATTCGGAACTGCTGACAAGGAGCTTAAATGA